In Streptomyces alboniger, the following are encoded in one genomic region:
- a CDS encoding acyl-CoA dehydrogenase family protein has protein sequence MDFAFGPEDEAFRAEARGWLAEHLTGDHARARGRGGLGGEHCGRHGGTAQRRAWERVLGRGGWIGLGWSSDAYGNRRATLTQQVVWAEEYARARAPGRCGHIGENLLAPTLLAYGSQEQRDEFLPPIARGEALWCQGYSEPGAGSDLAGVRTRAVRDGESLLVTGQKIWTSLAREADWCFVLARTEEGSRGHRGLSLLLVPMDQPGRVEVRPIRQMTGTSEFNEVFFDGARARAAHVVGGLGEGWRVAMGLLGFERGVSTLAQQIGFAEELAQVVREAVDFGAVRDAVVRERLVRQWADLRIMRWNALRTLGGSGAGVLPGAPSVAKLLWGRWHQRLGELALEVRGAAGAVGPSDWRPDAPYELDPTQRLALFTRADTIYGGADEVQRNIIAERVLGLPREARGPR, from the coding sequence GTGGACTTCGCTTTCGGGCCCGAGGACGAGGCGTTCCGCGCCGAGGCGCGCGGCTGGCTCGCCGAGCACCTCACCGGGGACCACGCCCGCGCGCGTGGGCGTGGCGGCCTTGGCGGCGAGCACTGTGGCCGCCACGGGGGGACGGCCCAGCGTCGCGCCTGGGAGCGCGTGTTGGGGCGCGGCGGATGGATCGGTCTCGGCTGGAGCAGCGACGCGTACGGCAACCGGCGGGCCACGCTCACCCAGCAGGTCGTCTGGGCCGAGGAGTACGCCCGCGCGCGTGCGCCCGGCCGCTGCGGCCACATCGGCGAGAACCTGCTCGCGCCGACGCTCCTGGCGTACGGCAGTCAGGAGCAGCGGGACGAGTTCCTGCCGCCGATCGCGCGGGGCGAGGCGCTGTGGTGTCAGGGGTACAGCGAGCCGGGGGCGGGGTCGGACCTGGCGGGGGTGCGGACGCGGGCCGTGCGGGACGGGGAGTCCCTGCTCGTCACCGGGCAGAAGATCTGGACCTCCTTGGCGCGCGAAGCCGACTGGTGCTTCGTGCTGGCGCGGACGGAGGAGGGCTCCCGGGGGCATCGCGGGCTCTCACTGCTGCTGGTGCCCATGGACCAGCCCGGACGCGTCGAGGTGCGGCCCATCCGCCAGATGACCGGCACCAGCGAGTTCAACGAGGTCTTCTTCGACGGTGCACGCGCGCGTGCCGCGCATGTGGTGGGCGGCCTCGGGGAGGGCTGGCGGGTCGCCATGGGCCTGCTCGGGTTCGAGCGCGGGGTCTCGACACTCGCCCAGCAGATCGGTTTCGCCGAGGAGTTGGCGCAGGTCGTGCGTGAGGCGGTCGACTTCGGGGCGGTGCGGGACGCCGTGGTGCGCGAGCGGCTTGTGCGGCAGTGGGCCGACCTGCGGATCATGCGGTGGAACGCGCTGCGGACGCTGGGGGGTTCGGGGGCCGGTGTGCTGCCGGGCGCGCCGAGCGTGGCGAAGCTGCTGTGGGGGCGGTGGCATCAGCGGCTCGGTGAGCTGGCCCTGGAGGTGCGGGGGGCCGCGGGCGCCGTCGGGCCCTCGGACTGGCGGCCGGACGCCCCGTACGAGCTGGATCCGACGCAGCGGCTCGCCCTGTTCACCCGCGCCGACACCATCTACGGCGGCGCGGACGAGGTTCAGCGCAACATCATCGCCGAGCGAGTACTCGGCCTGCCGAGAGAGGCCAGGGGGCCTCGGTGA
- a CDS encoding GlxA family transcriptional regulator, producing the protein MDGVIPFELGIPQRIFGLARDAEGRPLYEVVTCSVRPPGPVRSDADFAILVEHGPEALATADTVVVPASYELGPVYEEGRLTDELAAAFARIRPGTRLVSICTGGYVLAAAGLLDGRPATTHWASATHFQELFPRIRVDADVLFIDDGDILTSAGVAAGVDLCIHLVRRDQGAAVANDVARRTVVPPHRDGGQAQYIQRPVPEPQLATTRSARAWALDRLDEPLRLHDMAAQEAMSVRTFTRRFREEVGVSPGQWLTQQRVDRARHLLESSDLSVDRIAREAGFGTAQSMRQHLQAVLGVTPTTYRRTFRAVAATG; encoded by the coding sequence ATGGACGGCGTGATCCCCTTCGAACTGGGCATCCCGCAGCGGATCTTCGGCCTGGCGCGCGATGCCGAGGGACGCCCGCTGTACGAGGTCGTGACCTGCTCGGTCCGGCCGCCTGGCCCGGTCCGCTCGGACGCCGACTTCGCGATCCTGGTCGAACACGGCCCCGAGGCGCTGGCCACCGCGGACACGGTCGTCGTCCCCGCGTCGTACGAACTGGGCCCGGTCTACGAGGAGGGGCGTCTCACCGACGAGCTGGCCGCCGCGTTCGCCCGCATCAGGCCGGGCACCCGCCTGGTCTCGATCTGCACGGGCGGATACGTCCTGGCCGCCGCCGGTCTCCTCGACGGCCGCCCGGCGACCACGCACTGGGCCTCGGCCACCCACTTCCAGGAGCTGTTCCCGCGGATCAGGGTCGACGCGGACGTGCTGTTCATCGACGACGGCGACATCCTCACGTCGGCGGGTGTCGCCGCGGGCGTCGACCTCTGCATCCATCTCGTACGCCGTGACCAGGGCGCCGCGGTCGCCAACGACGTGGCCCGCCGGACCGTCGTGCCGCCCCACCGCGACGGCGGCCAGGCCCAGTACATCCAGCGCCCCGTCCCCGAACCGCAGTTGGCGACCACGCGGTCGGCCAGGGCGTGGGCGCTCGACCGCCTCGACGAGCCGCTGCGCCTGCACGACATGGCCGCGCAGGAGGCCATGTCCGTACGCACGTTCACGCGACGCTTCCGTGAGGAGGTCGGCGTCAGCCCCGGCCAGTGGCTGACGCAGCAACGCGTCGACCGGGCGCGGCACTTGCTGGAGTCCAGCGACCTCTCCGTCGACCGGATCGCGCGTGAGGCGGGCTTCGGCACGGCCCAGTCGATGCGCCAGCACCTCCAGGCGGTGCTCGGCGTCACCCCCACCACCTACCGGCGTACGTTCCGCGCGGTCGCCGCCACCGGGTGA
- a CDS encoding flavin reductase family protein — protein sequence MGHAGMAAAAVRYLRSVGAPTTGPLEALPRPELRAVRDDERAPLDPVEFRRVLGNFATGVTVITAPPSEDGGAPAGFACQSFSSLSLDPPLVSFMVARTSTTWPRIARAGVFCVNVLGADQGDLCRGFAVSGADKFAGVPYDAAPATGSPRLAGAPAWIDCTLHAVHTGGDHLIVVGRVDALGTTDGDTEPLLFHKGTFGRFTR from the coding sequence ATGGGACACGCGGGAATGGCGGCCGCCGCCGTTCGATACCTCAGGTCGGTCGGGGCGCCCACCACGGGCCCCCTGGAAGCTCTGCCCCGCCCGGAGCTGCGGGCCGTCCGCGACGACGAGCGGGCGCCGCTCGACCCGGTCGAGTTCCGGCGGGTACTGGGGAACTTCGCGACCGGTGTCACCGTGATCACGGCGCCGCCCTCCGAGGACGGCGGCGCACCCGCCGGCTTCGCCTGCCAGTCGTTCTCGTCGCTCTCCCTCGACCCGCCCCTGGTCTCCTTCATGGTGGCGCGTACGTCGACGACGTGGCCCCGCATCGCGCGCGCGGGCGTCTTCTGCGTCAACGTCCTCGGCGCCGACCAGGGCGACCTCTGCCGCGGCTTCGCGGTGAGCGGCGCCGACAAGTTCGCCGGGGTGCCCTACGACGCGGCGCCAGCGACCGGCTCCCCGCGCCTGGCCGGTGCCCCCGCCTGGATCGACTGCACCCTCCACGCCGTGCACACCGGCGGCGACCACCTCATCGTCGTGGGCAGGGTGGACGCGCTCGGCACCACCGACGGCGACACCGAGCCGCTGCTCTTCCACAAGGGCACCTTCGGCCGCTTCACGCGCTGA
- a CDS encoding flavin-containing monooxygenase produces MADSKVPPSPQQDRPVYVIGAGPGGLATAAALRARGVRAVVLEKSERVGASWRGHYDRLHLHTTRRLSALPGLAIPRQFGRWVSRDNVIRYLDKYAEHHRLDIVTGVEVTGLERTADGTGWLLRATGGRELTGSAVVIATGYNHTPHVPDWPGLATYTGELLHAADYRNPRPFTGKDVLVVGVGNTGAEIAVDLIEGGAGRVRLAVRTAPHIVRRSTAGWPAQLSGILCRRLPVALVDLLAAPLAKVSVPDLSSKGLPRPDTGLYSRARQGAIPVQDVGLVDAVRKGRVEPVAAVESFEDGKVVLADGSRIGPDTVIAATGYRRALEGLVGDLGILDARGNPTAHGPRPPKRAPGLYFTGFTNPISGMLRELAKDAQKIAKAIAP; encoded by the coding sequence ATGGCCGACTCGAAAGTCCCGCCGTCGCCCCAGCAGGACCGCCCCGTCTACGTCATCGGCGCAGGCCCCGGCGGCCTCGCCACCGCGGCGGCCCTGCGCGCACGCGGCGTCCGCGCGGTCGTCCTGGAGAAGTCCGAGCGCGTCGGCGCCTCCTGGCGCGGCCACTACGACCGCCTCCACTTGCATACGACGCGCCGCCTCTCCGCCCTCCCGGGGCTCGCGATCCCGCGGCAGTTCGGCCGGTGGGTGTCGCGTGACAACGTCATCCGCTACCTGGACAAGTACGCCGAACACCACCGCCTCGACATCGTCACCGGAGTCGAGGTCACCGGCCTCGAACGCACCGCCGACGGTACCGGCTGGCTCCTGCGCGCCACCGGAGGGCGGGAGCTGACCGGCAGCGCGGTGGTGATCGCCACCGGCTACAACCACACGCCCCACGTCCCCGACTGGCCCGGCCTCGCCACCTACACCGGCGAACTCCTCCACGCCGCCGACTACCGCAACCCCCGCCCCTTCACCGGCAAGGACGTCCTGGTCGTCGGCGTCGGCAACACCGGCGCGGAGATCGCCGTCGACCTGATCGAGGGCGGCGCCGGCCGGGTCCGCCTGGCGGTGCGCACCGCCCCGCACATCGTGCGCCGCTCCACGGCGGGGTGGCCCGCGCAGCTCTCGGGCATCCTGTGCCGCAGGCTGCCCGTCGCCCTGGTCGACCTGCTCGCGGCGCCGCTCGCCAAGGTCAGCGTCCCCGACCTCTCCTCGAAGGGGTTGCCGCGCCCCGACACCGGCCTGTACTCGCGGGCCAGGCAGGGCGCGATCCCGGTCCAGGACGTCGGCCTGGTCGACGCCGTACGCAAGGGCCGGGTCGAACCGGTCGCCGCCGTCGAATCCTTCGAGGACGGCAAGGTGGTCCTCGCGGACGGCAGCCGGATCGGCCCGGATACGGTGATCGCCGCGACCGGCTACCGCCGCGCCCTGGAGGGCCTGGTCGGCGACCTCGGCATCCTCGACGCCCGCGGCAACCCGACCGCCCACGGCCCCCGCCCCCCGAAGCGGGCCCCGGGCCTGTACTTCACCGGCTTCACCAATCCGATCAGCGGCATGCTCCGCGAACTGGCCAAGGACGCCCAGAAAATAGCCAAGGCAATCGCCCCCTAG
- a CDS encoding MFS transporter, which yields MIQTTEPPVGTAPAPRRRTPRIHRAWFVAAVTFVTIIGAAAFRSLPSLLIDPLHDDFGWSRGTIGLAVSVNLALYGLTAPFAAALMDRFGIRRVVAVALIVIALGSGLTVWMNSAWQLLLCWGLLVGLGSGSMALAFAATVTNRWFTERRGLVTGILTAASASGQLVFLPLLAWIVDNYKWRPAAVTVALAALVVVPFVWLLLRDHPADVGLKPYGAKEFVAKPPPVTGAARRTMTVLFKAARTGPFWLLAGSFAICGASTNGLIQTHFVPAAHDHGMPITAAASLLAVIGVFDIVGTIASGWFTDRFDARRLLAVYYALRGVSLLFLPILLAPNVHPPMIFFIVFYGLDWVATVPPTLALCREHYGDDSAIVFGWVLASHQVGAAVVAFAGGVARDVFGSYDVIWYASGALCAAAALMALVIRRRETVSA from the coding sequence GTGATCCAGACAACCGAGCCGCCCGTGGGGACCGCCCCGGCCCCCCGTCGCCGTACTCCCCGTATCCACCGCGCGTGGTTCGTCGCCGCCGTCACCTTTGTGACGATCATCGGCGCCGCCGCCTTCCGCTCCCTGCCGAGTCTGCTCATCGACCCGCTGCACGACGATTTCGGCTGGTCGCGCGGGACCATCGGGCTCGCGGTCTCCGTCAACCTCGCGCTGTACGGGCTCACCGCGCCGTTCGCCGCCGCGCTGATGGACCGCTTCGGCATCCGCAGGGTCGTCGCCGTCGCCCTGATCGTGATCGCCCTCGGGTCCGGCCTCACCGTGTGGATGAACTCCGCGTGGCAGCTGCTGCTGTGCTGGGGGCTGCTCGTCGGGCTCGGCTCCGGTTCGATGGCGCTCGCCTTCGCCGCCACCGTCACCAACCGGTGGTTCACCGAGCGGCGCGGCCTGGTCACCGGCATCCTCACGGCCGCCTCCGCCTCCGGCCAGCTGGTCTTCCTGCCGCTGCTCGCCTGGATCGTCGACAACTACAAGTGGCGGCCGGCCGCCGTGACGGTCGCGCTCGCGGCCCTGGTCGTCGTCCCCTTCGTATGGCTGCTGCTGCGCGACCACCCGGCGGACGTGGGCCTCAAGCCTTACGGCGCCAAGGAGTTCGTCGCGAAGCCGCCGCCCGTCACGGGGGCCGCCAGGCGCACGATGACCGTGCTCTTCAAGGCGGCCCGCACCGGCCCGTTCTGGCTGCTCGCGGGCAGCTTCGCGATCTGCGGGGCCTCGACGAACGGCCTGATCCAGACCCATTTCGTGCCCGCCGCGCACGACCACGGCATGCCCATCACGGCCGCCGCCTCACTGCTCGCCGTCATCGGTGTCTTCGACATCGTGGGCACGATCGCGTCGGGCTGGTTCACGGACCGCTTCGACGCGCGGCGCCTGCTCGCCGTCTACTACGCGCTGCGCGGCGTCTCGCTGCTCTTCCTGCCGATCCTGCTCGCCCCGAACGTGCACCCGCCGATGATTTTCTTCATCGTCTTCTACGGCCTGGACTGGGTCGCGACCGTCCCGCCGACCCTCGCCCTGTGCCGCGAGCACTACGGCGACGACAGCGCGATCGTCTTCGGCTGGGTCCTGGCCTCGCACCAGGTGGGCGCGGCGGTCGTGGCGTTCGCCGGGGGTGTCGCGCGGGACGTCTTCGGGTCGTACGACGTGATCTGGTACGCCTCCGGGGCGCTGTGCGCGGCTGCGGCGCTGATGGCGCTGGTGATCCGGCGGCGCGAGACGGTCAGCGCGTGA
- a CDS encoding Zn-dependent alcohol dehydrogenase, which yields MRGVVFDGQRVEVVDDLDIRAPGPGEVLVGVAAAGLCHSDLSVIDGTIPFPLPVVLGHEGAGVVEAVGAGVTHVAPGDHVALSTIANCGSCAECARGWPTMCRKAIGMPDQPFSRRGEPVYQFAANSAFAERTLVKAVQAVRIPDDIPLTSAALIGCAVVTGVGAVLNRAEVGPGDSVAVIGTGGIGLNVLQGARIAGAGTVVAVDANPEKEAMARRFGATHFFPATEGVREVLPQGVDHAFECVGRTSLVREAIDLLGRHGQAVLLGMPGATAEASFVVASLFLDKAVLGCRYGSSRPQRDFALYAEMYRAGRLMLDELVTDTYALEDFGKAMADAGAGRVARAVLTF from the coding sequence ATGAGGGGCGTCGTATTTGACGGGCAGCGGGTCGAGGTCGTGGACGATCTGGACATCCGTGCCCCGGGGCCCGGGGAGGTGCTGGTCGGCGTCGCCGCCGCCGGGCTGTGCCACAGCGATCTGTCCGTGATCGACGGGACCATTCCGTTCCCGCTGCCGGTGGTGCTGGGGCACGAGGGCGCGGGCGTCGTGGAGGCGGTGGGGGCCGGGGTGACGCATGTGGCTCCCGGGGATCACGTGGCGCTGTCCACCATCGCGAACTGCGGGTCCTGCGCCGAGTGCGCGCGGGGGTGGCCGACCATGTGCCGCAAGGCGATCGGCATGCCCGACCAGCCGTTCTCGCGGCGCGGCGAGCCGGTGTACCAGTTCGCGGCCAACTCCGCCTTCGCCGAACGCACCCTCGTCAAGGCCGTGCAGGCCGTGAGGATCCCGGACGACATTCCGTTGACGTCCGCCGCGCTGATCGGGTGTGCGGTGGTCACGGGGGTGGGGGCGGTCCTCAACCGGGCCGAGGTCGGCCCCGGGGACTCGGTGGCCGTCATCGGGACGGGGGGCATCGGGCTCAACGTGTTGCAGGGGGCGCGGATCGCGGGGGCCGGGACCGTCGTCGCCGTCGACGCGAACCCCGAGAAGGAGGCGATGGCCCGGCGGTTCGGCGCCACACACTTCTTCCCGGCCACGGAAGGGGTCAGGGAGGTCCTGCCCCAGGGCGTCGACCACGCGTTTGAGTGCGTGGGGCGGACCTCGCTGGTGCGGGAGGCGATCGACCTCCTGGGCCGGCACGGGCAGGCGGTGCTGCTCGGGATGCCGGGGGCGACGGCGGAGGCGTCGTTCGTGGTGGCCTCCCTGTTCCTGGACAAGGCGGTCCTGGGGTGCCGGTACGGGAGTTCGCGGCCGCAGCGGGATTTCGCGCTGTACGCGGAGATGTACCGGGCCGGGCGGTTGATGCTGGACGAGCTGGTGACGGACACGTACGCGCTGGAGGACTTCGGGAAGGCGATGGCGGACGCGGGGGCGGGGCGGGTGGCAAGGGCGGTGCTGACGTTCTGA
- a CDS encoding acetate--CoA ligase family protein, protein MLGSTHGTFTTDPRRAHVVACGELPPSAVHGKAGRPLTADDLDVSGRPLHADVPDLDRFFRPESVAVIGASDAEGRPGAGITRQLIAWAERVGARLHPVHPTRQAVFGIPCSPSVAELPEQVDLAVLLVADPLPVIEQLAEEKVRFAVAFASGFAETGEKGAAAQARLAAAVRSSGLRLLGPNTNLNAFEKFRDDLEGPAIALITQSGHQGRPLFSLQELGIRLSHWAPTGNEADLETADFISYFAERPEVGAIACYVEGLKDGRAFLLAADRAARQGVPVVAVKVGRTEAGARTAASHTGKLTGADAVVDAAMRQFGVIRVDGLDELQDTSALLARARAPLADGVAVYSISGGTGAHFADLATEAGLTLPTLHDAKQAELHQWIPEYLNVANPVDNGGHPVGDWRGRRIIDAILDDPQVGVLICPITGPFPPMSDKLAQDLVDAAEETEKLVCVVWGSPVGTEDAYRRTLLGSSRVATFRTFANCITAVRAHLDHHRFTTGYRSPFDEAPRTPSPSFRKARALMRPGQQLSEHAAKQLLRAYGIRVPREQLVTSAAAAVRAAGLVGYPVVMKASGPQLAHKTELGLVKVGLTSASQVRDAYRELTDIARYEDAPLDGVLVCQMVERGVEMVVGVTQDPLFGPTVTVGLGGVLVEVLQDAAVRVPPFGEDQAKAMLRELRGRALLDGVRGAAPCDVDALVEVVLRVQRMALELGGELAELDINPLMVLPRGQGAVALDALAVCR, encoded by the coding sequence ATGCTTGGATCGACTCACGGCACCTTCACCACCGACCCCCGCCGCGCGCATGTCGTGGCCTGCGGCGAACTCCCTCCCTCCGCCGTGCACGGAAAGGCCGGCCGCCCCCTCACCGCGGACGACCTGGACGTGAGCGGCCGGCCGCTGCACGCCGACGTACCCGATCTGGACCGCTTCTTCCGCCCCGAGTCCGTCGCCGTCATCGGCGCTTCGGATGCCGAGGGGCGGCCGGGGGCCGGCATCACCCGCCAGCTCATCGCCTGGGCCGAGCGGGTCGGCGCGCGGCTGCACCCCGTGCACCCCACCCGGCAGGCGGTTTTCGGCATCCCCTGCTCCCCTTCCGTCGCCGAGCTGCCCGAACAGGTCGATCTGGCCGTGCTGTTGGTCGCCGACCCACTGCCGGTGATCGAGCAGCTCGCCGAGGAGAAGGTGCGGTTCGCCGTCGCCTTCGCCTCCGGGTTCGCCGAGACCGGCGAGAAGGGCGCGGCCGCCCAGGCCCGCCTCGCCGCCGCCGTGCGGAGTTCGGGCCTCAGGCTGCTCGGGCCCAACACCAATCTCAACGCCTTCGAGAAGTTCCGCGACGATCTCGAAGGCCCCGCCATCGCGCTGATCACCCAGTCCGGCCACCAGGGCCGCCCCCTCTTCTCCCTCCAGGAACTCGGCATCCGCCTCTCCCACTGGGCGCCCACAGGCAACGAGGCCGACCTGGAGACCGCCGACTTCATCTCCTACTTCGCCGAACGCCCCGAGGTCGGCGCCATCGCCTGTTACGTCGAGGGCCTGAAGGACGGCCGCGCCTTCCTGCTCGCCGCCGACCGCGCGGCGAGGCAGGGCGTGCCCGTCGTCGCCGTCAAGGTCGGCCGCACCGAGGCCGGCGCCCGCACGGCCGCCTCACACACCGGCAAACTGACCGGCGCCGACGCGGTGGTCGACGCGGCGATGCGGCAGTTCGGCGTGATCCGCGTCGACGGGCTCGACGAACTCCAGGACACCTCCGCCCTGCTGGCGCGGGCCCGCGCGCCGCTGGCCGACGGCGTCGCCGTCTATTCGATCTCGGGCGGCACGGGCGCGCACTTCGCGGACCTGGCGACCGAGGCGGGCCTCACCCTGCCCACGCTCCACGACGCCAAGCAGGCGGAGCTGCACCAGTGGATACCCGAGTACCTGAACGTCGCCAACCCCGTCGACAACGGCGGCCACCCGGTGGGCGACTGGCGCGGCCGGAGAATCATCGACGCGATCCTCGACGATCCGCAGGTGGGGGTGCTCATCTGCCCCATCACCGGACCCTTCCCGCCGATGAGCGACAAGCTCGCACAGGACCTCGTGGACGCGGCGGAGGAGACGGAGAAGCTGGTGTGCGTGGTGTGGGGCTCGCCGGTCGGGACCGAGGACGCCTACCGCCGTACGCTCCTCGGCTCCTCGCGCGTGGCCACCTTCCGTACCTTCGCCAACTGCATCACGGCGGTGCGCGCCCATCTGGACCACCACCGCTTCACCACCGGCTACCGCTCGCCCTTCGACGAGGCGCCGCGCACCCCCTCCCCGTCCTTCCGCAAGGCGCGGGCCCTGATGCGGCCCGGCCAGCAGCTGAGCGAGCACGCGGCGAAACAGCTGCTGCGCGCGTACGGGATTCGCGTACCGCGTGAGCAGTTGGTGACCAGCGCGGCCGCGGCCGTCCGCGCGGCCGGGCTCGTCGGCTATCCGGTCGTCATGAAGGCGTCGGGCCCCCAGCTCGCGCACAAGACCGAACTGGGCCTGGTGAAGGTCGGGCTGACCTCCGCCAGCCAGGTCCGGGACGCCTATCGGGAGCTGACGGACATCGCCCGGTACGAGGACGCGCCGCTGGACGGTGTGCTGGTCTGCCAGATGGTCGAGCGGGGTGTGGAGATGGTCGTCGGCGTCACCCAGGACCCGCTCTTCGGGCCGACCGTGACGGTCGGGCTCGGCGGCGTACTCGTCGAGGTCCTTCAGGACGCGGCCGTGCGGGTGCCGCCCTTCGGGGAGGACCAGGCGAAGGCGATGCTCCGCGAGCTGCGGGGGCGGGCCCTGCTGGACGGAGTCCGGGGGGCGGCGCCCTGCGATGTCGACGCGCTCGTCGAAGTCGTACTCCGTGTGCAGCGGATGGCGCTCGAGCTGGGCGGTGAGCTTGCGGAGCTGGACATCAACCCGCTGATGGTGCTGCCCCGGGGGCAGGGGGCGGTGGCCTTGGACGCGCTCGCCGTCTGCCGGTGA
- a CDS encoding enoyl-CoA hydratase/isomerase family protein yields the protein MTTSPGSSPDPLDSLILHATDNGVSWITLNRPDAMNAVTRDQRERVISLLGEASDDPAVRAVVITATGKGFCAGADLRGAPPGPAPSPTHASAPTPAPAERVAGDVARTIRRGAQRLISAVLDCEKPVIAAVNGTAAGIGAHLAFACDLVIAAEPARFIEVFVRRGLVPDGGGAYLLPRLVGPQRAKELMFFGDSVSAADAERLGLVNRVVPAEELEKTAREWAERLASGPTRALALTKQLVNASLESDRATAFAAEANAQEINMTTADANEGVASFVERRTPSYGGH from the coding sequence ATGACAACCTCCCCCGGTTCCTCCCCCGATCCCCTCGACTCATTGATACTTCACGCCACCGACAACGGCGTCTCGTGGATCACGCTCAACCGGCCCGACGCCATGAACGCCGTCACCCGGGACCAGCGCGAACGCGTCATCTCGCTGCTCGGCGAGGCCTCCGACGACCCCGCCGTGCGAGCCGTCGTGATCACCGCGACCGGCAAGGGCTTCTGCGCGGGCGCCGATCTGCGCGGCGCGCCCCCCGGCCCCGCACCCAGCCCCACCCACGCCTCCGCACCAACGCCCGCTCCCGCCGAGCGCGTGGCCGGTGACGTGGCCCGCACCATCAGACGGGGTGCCCAGCGGCTGATCTCCGCCGTCCTCGACTGCGAGAAGCCGGTGATCGCCGCCGTGAACGGCACCGCGGCCGGCATCGGCGCGCATCTCGCGTTCGCCTGCGACCTGGTGATCGCCGCCGAACCGGCCAGGTTCATCGAGGTGTTCGTCCGCCGCGGGCTCGTTCCGGACGGTGGCGGCGCCTATCTGCTGCCCCGTCTCGTCGGGCCGCAGCGAGCCAAGGAGCTGATGTTCTTCGGGGACTCCGTGTCCGCCGCCGACGCCGAACGGCTCGGCCTCGTCAACCGCGTCGTACCGGCGGAGGAGTTGGAGAAGACGGCCCGGGAGTGGGCCGAACGCCTGGCCTCGGGACCGACCCGCGCCCTCGCCCTGACCAAGCAGCTGGTCAACGCCTCCCTGGAGTCGGACCGAGCGACCGCCTTCGCGGCCGAGGCGAACGCCCAGGAGATCAATATGACCACGGCCGACGCGAACGAAGGCGTCGCCAGTTTCGTAGAGCGCCGCACCCCCTCCTACGGAGGTCACTGA
- a CDS encoding Zn-ribbon domain-containing OB-fold protein, with amino-acid sequence MSKNPSSSPSPSPSPSSPSSPSPSSSATARFDLPEPDAFTRPYWDAAAERRLLIRRCGACGAAHHYPREFCPRCWSEDVTWERASGRATLYTWSVVHRNDLPPFGKRVPYVAAVVDLEEGPRMMTEVVDSRPGELRIGMALEVTFREGGGFVVPVFRVRVRAGAEAGVGAGD; translated from the coding sequence ATGAGCAAGAACCCGTCCTCCTCCCCTTCCCCTTCCCCTTCCCCCTCTTCCCCCTCCTCCCCCTCCCCCTCCTCCTCCGCCACCGCCCGCTTCGACCTTCCGGAGCCCGACGCCTTCACCCGCCCCTACTGGGACGCGGCGGCCGAGCGGCGGCTGCTGATCCGCCGCTGCGGGGCGTGCGGCGCGGCGCACCACTATCCGCGCGAGTTCTGCCCACGGTGCTGGAGCGAGGACGTCACCTGGGAGCGGGCGAGCGGCCGGGCCACGCTCTACACCTGGTCGGTGGTGCACAGAAACGACCTGCCGCCGTTCGGTAAGCGGGTCCCCTACGTGGCCGCGGTCGTCGACCTGGAGGAGGGCCCGCGGATGATGACGGAGGTGGTGGACAGTAGGCCGGGGGAGCTGCGGATCGGGATGGCGCTGGAGGTGACGTTCCGGGAGGGCGGGGGGTTCGTGGTGCCGGTGTTCAGGGTGAGGGTTAGGGCGGGGGCGGAGGCTGGGGTGGGGGCGGGTGATTAG